The following are encoded together in the Xanthobacter autotrophicus Py2 genome:
- a CDS encoding transcriptional regulator, LysR family (PFAM: regulatory protein LysR; LysR substrate-binding~KEGG: bbr:BB3003 putative LysR-family transcriptional regulator), with translation MVDFRSLEIFYWVSQLESFSKAAERLNTTQPAVSQRIAALETELRTRLFERSSRSISLTEKGRVLVDYAERFLRLRSAMLEAVATPEAMRGVVRLGVAETIVQTWLSRFIERAHAVYPNVLIDITVDVSPVMRDALVKRELDLAFLLGPVNEPNMSNLDLGSYALAFIAASDLSLAAEPLSRRDLLKYPLITYPKSTYPYTFLREILSIPEIGSPRLFSNSSLSTIIRMTEDHIGLSVIPPDVIRAELAAGKLRVVETEVALPDLAFTASYPMAMGGGIAGPLAALAAEVAREDRAGELANKRA, from the coding sequence ATGGTCGATTTCCGCAGCCTTGAAATCTTCTACTGGGTGTCGCAGCTGGAAAGCTTCAGCAAGGCGGCCGAGCGGCTGAACACCACCCAGCCCGCCGTATCCCAGCGCATCGCCGCGCTGGAGACCGAGTTGCGGACACGCCTGTTCGAGCGGTCCTCGCGCTCCATCAGCCTCACCGAGAAGGGCCGGGTGCTGGTGGATTATGCCGAGCGCTTTCTCAGGCTGCGCTCCGCCATGCTGGAAGCGGTGGCGACCCCCGAGGCCATGCGCGGGGTGGTGCGCCTCGGAGTTGCGGAGACCATCGTTCAGACTTGGCTGTCCCGCTTCATCGAGCGGGCCCACGCGGTTTATCCGAACGTGCTCATCGACATCACGGTGGACGTGTCGCCGGTGATGCGCGACGCGCTGGTGAAGCGGGAGCTGGACCTCGCCTTCCTGCTGGGTCCGGTGAACGAGCCCAACATGAGCAACCTCGACCTCGGCAGCTATGCGCTGGCCTTCATCGCCGCCAGCGACCTGTCCCTCGCGGCCGAGCCCCTGTCGCGGCGGGATCTTCTGAAGTATCCGCTCATCACCTATCCGAAATCCACCTATCCCTATACTTTCCTGCGGGAGATCCTGAGCATTCCGGAGATCGGATCGCCGCGCCTGTTCAGCAATTCCTCCCTCTCCACCATCATCCGCATGACCGAGGACCATATCGGCCTCAGCGTCATTCCCCCCGACGTGATCCGCGCGGAGCTGGCCGCCGGCAAGCTGCGGGTGGTTGAGACCGAGGTCGCCCTGCCGGACCTCGCCTTCACCGCCAGCTATCCCATGGCCATGGGCGGCGGCATCGCCGGTCCGCTTGCCGCCCTCGCCGCAGAGGTGGCGCGGGAGGACCGGGCCGGGGAGTTGGCCAATAAGCGGGCATGA
- a CDS encoding Pyridoxal-5'-phosphate-dependent protein beta subunit (PFAM: Pyridoxal-5'-phosphate-dependent protein beta subunit~KEGG: threonine dehydratase), with amino-acid sequence MPSQSALFSVIPDTSHVFAATIADVEAAYDRISGQVIRTPLFENAAINAACGARILIKPEMLQHTGSFKFRGASNRVALMSAAERAGGIVAWSSGNHALAISAVAARHGIKATILMPSDAPRAKVEGAERLGGTVRLYDRATEVREEIGADIAARTGAVIIPPYDDPHVIAGQGTVGLELAEQAAALGAQLDMALFACSGGGLVAGAATALKARSPATLVYSAEPAGFDDTARSLASGKPERNAPGATTLCDALMVPTPGLLTFPINRALLAGGVAVTDDEVKAAMRLVYDTLKLVVEPGGVTPLAAVLAGKVDAKGKTVGVVLSGGNVDPDTYAACIGA; translated from the coding sequence ATGCCATCTCAATCCGCACTGTTCTCCGTCATTCCCGACACTTCTCATGTATTCGCCGCCACGATCGCTGACGTTGAGGCAGCATATGATCGTATTTCCGGGCAGGTCATCCGCACCCCGCTCTTCGAGAATGCGGCCATCAACGCGGCCTGCGGGGCACGAATTCTCATCAAGCCGGAAATGTTGCAGCATACCGGCTCGTTCAAGTTCCGCGGTGCTTCCAATCGCGTGGCCCTGATGAGCGCCGCCGAGCGGGCCGGCGGCATCGTCGCCTGGTCCTCGGGCAACCATGCCCTCGCCATCTCGGCGGTGGCCGCGCGCCACGGCATCAAAGCCACCATCCTGATGCCCTCCGACGCCCCGCGCGCCAAGGTCGAGGGCGCCGAACGGCTCGGCGGCACCGTGCGCCTCTATGACCGCGCCACCGAAGTGCGCGAGGAGATCGGCGCCGACATCGCTGCCCGCACCGGCGCCGTCATCATCCCGCCTTATGACGACCCCCACGTCATCGCCGGCCAGGGCACGGTGGGCCTGGAACTGGCCGAGCAGGCGGCAGCCCTCGGCGCGCAGCTCGACATGGCCCTGTTCGCCTGTTCCGGCGGCGGCCTGGTGGCGGGCGCCGCCACTGCCCTCAAGGCCCGCTCGCCGGCAACCCTGGTCTATAGCGCCGAGCCCGCCGGCTTCGACGACACCGCCCGCTCGCTGGCCTCCGGCAAGCCGGAGCGCAACGCGCCGGGCGCCACGACGCTGTGCGACGCCCTGATGGTGCCCACTCCCGGCCTGCTCACCTTCCCCATCAACCGCGCGCTGCTGGCGGGCGGCGTGGCGGTGACCGACGACGAAGTGAAGGCCGCCATGCGCCTCGTCTATGACACGCTGAAGCTGGTGGTGGAGCCCGGCGGCGTCACCCCGCTCGCCGCCGTGCTGGCGGGAAAGGTGGACGCCAAGGGCAAGACCGTGGGCGTCGTGCTCTCCGGTGGCAACGTGGACCCCGACA